A genomic region of Podarcis raffonei isolate rPodRaf1 chromosome 13, rPodRaf1.pri, whole genome shotgun sequence contains the following coding sequences:
- the LOC128400600 gene encoding LOW QUALITY PROTEIN: somatotropin-like (The sequence of the model RefSeq protein was modified relative to this genomic sequence to represent the inferred CDS: deleted 1 base in 1 codon), translating into MCWLANASMDLRIRSINIICLAYKYGSGGALSSTDERKTAFKHLSDLPAGHGFSFQTFFSVCHCTDYPGPAMAEGNNGLSHNAPLQPVCQRSYKGTASHLLAADTFKEFERSYISEAQRYSNKNSPSSYCYSETIPAPTGKDDAQQRTDMELLRFSLTLIQSWLGPVRFLSRVFTNSLVFGTSDRVYEKLQDLEEGIQTLMRELEDGSSRGAQLLRPTYDKFDVNLRSEDALLKNYGLLSCFKKDLHKVETYLKVMKCRRFGEVNCTI; encoded by the exons ATGTGCTGGTTAGCAAACGCAAGCATGGATTTACGCATCCGATCAATAAACATTATATGCTTGGCATATAAGTATGGCTCAGGTGGGGCATTAAGTAGTACTGATGAGAGGAAAACTGCCTTCAAACATCTCAGTGATTTGCCAGCGGGACATGGATTCAG CTTCCAGACCTTCTTCTCTGTTTGTCATTGCACTGACTATCCTGGCCCTGCAATGGCCGAAGGGAACAACGgcctttcccacaatgcccctctCCAGCCTGTTTGCCAACGCAGTTATAAGGGCACAGCATCT CACCTGCTTGCAGCTGACACCTTCAAGGAGTTT GAACGTTCCTACATCTCAGAAGCCCAGCGGTACTCCAACAAAAACTCTCCGTCTTCATACTGTTATTCCGAAACCATCCCTGCGCCCACAGGGAAGGACGATGCCCAGCAAAGAACA GACATGGAGCTGCTCAGGTTTTCGCTGACTCTCATTCAGTCCTGGCTAGGTCCTGTACGGTTCCTAAGCAGGGTGTTCACTAATAGTCTGGTCTTTGGGACTTCGGACAGAGTGTATGAAAAACTCCAAGACTTGGAAGAAGGCATCCAGACTCTTATGAGG GAGCTGGAGGACGGGAGCTCACGGGGTGCCCAGCTGCTCAGACCCACCTATGACAAATTTGACGTCAACCTCCGGAGCGAAGACGCTCTGCTGAAAAACTACGGCCTTCTGTCCTGCTTCAAGAAGGACCTGCACAAGGTGGAGACCTACCTGAAAGTGATGAAGTGCCGGCGCTTCGGGGAAGTTAACTGCACCATCTGA